A stretch of the Photobacterium toruni genome encodes the following:
- the mshL gene encoding pilus (MSHA type) biogenesis protein MshL: protein MRRVILAIMISSLVGCSTNMGHHNPTDIKQALNNAANESSSRPQFTLPPSVSADLMPALESKPVSKKVLDKRFRINAKNVDANVFFTSLVKGTPFNIVIDPNVKGRITMKLKDVTLDNVLDVASDIYGYHITRQGNIIQVFPATLRTDVIPVNYLQLQRKGVSLTSITTGSTTDNDNGNNNDSNNNNNNNNDSDNNNSDNNSDNTTTGGTTIETTSKSDFWAQLEKVVSGMIGKGDGRNVMVSPQAGLISVRAYPNELREVKQFLGMSQTRLTRQVVLEAKIMEVTLDDSYQQGIDWNNLTSSLGGSVGAVVKGTRGAVANIVNGQANITITDGNFSAVMSFLSTQGDLNVLSSPRVTAANNQKAVIKVGGDEYFVTNISSSNVSGDNSSAAPDIKLTPFFSGISLDVTPQIDNNGGVLLHVHPVVVDVQNDVKSVDLGEKYGTYQLPLAKSTIRESDSIIHARSGDVVVIGGLMKTSYSDQVTKVPLLGDIPVLGNLFRHTNRVKHKTELVILLKPTVVTDHTWQQEIERSRSLINQWFPDEA from the coding sequence ATGCGTCGAGTCATTTTAGCTATTATGATTTCATCATTAGTTGGTTGTTCAACTAATATGGGACACCATAATCCTACAGATATAAAACAAGCATTAAATAACGCGGCTAATGAGTCAAGCAGTCGGCCCCAGTTTACGTTACCACCATCAGTAAGTGCTGATTTGATGCCAGCATTAGAAAGTAAACCAGTATCTAAGAAAGTATTAGATAAACGTTTTCGAATCAATGCAAAGAATGTTGATGCAAATGTATTTTTTACGAGTTTAGTGAAAGGAACGCCTTTTAATATTGTTATTGATCCTAATGTTAAGGGGCGAATTACAATGAAATTAAAAGATGTTACTTTAGATAATGTTTTAGATGTCGCCTCAGATATTTATGGATATCACATTACTCGTCAAGGCAATATCATTCAAGTTTTTCCTGCAACATTACGTACCGATGTTATTCCCGTAAACTATTTACAGTTACAGCGTAAAGGTGTGTCACTCACATCGATTACAACGGGATCAACGACGGATAATGATAACGGCAATAATAACGATAGTAACAACAATAACAATAATAACAACGATAGTGATAATAATAATAGTGATAACAATAGTGACAATACCACAACGGGCGGTACAACAATTGAAACAACGTCTAAGAGTGATTTTTGGGCGCAATTAGAAAAAGTCGTTAGTGGAATGATCGGTAAAGGAGATGGCCGTAATGTTATGGTCTCACCTCAAGCTGGATTAATTTCAGTGCGCGCTTACCCCAATGAACTTCGAGAAGTGAAACAATTTCTAGGTATGTCGCAAACACGCTTAACCCGTCAGGTGGTATTAGAAGCAAAAATTATGGAAGTCACACTTGATGATAGTTATCAACAAGGCATTGATTGGAATAATTTAACCAGCAGCCTTGGTGGTTCTGTTGGCGCTGTTGTTAAAGGTACGCGCGGTGCCGTTGCAAATATCGTGAATGGTCAAGCTAACATAACAATCACTGATGGTAATTTTAGTGCTGTAATGAGCTTTTTATCCACTCAGGGTGATTTAAATGTGTTATCTAGTCCTCGAGTGACTGCCGCAAATAACCAAAAGGCAGTGATCAAAGTGGGTGGTGATGAATATTTTGTTACCAATATTTCAAGCAGTAATGTTTCTGGTGATAATAGTAGTGCAGCGCCAGATATTAAATTAACCCCATTCTTCTCTGGTATCTCTCTTGATGTTACGCCACAAATTGATAATAACGGTGGTGTACTATTGCATGTACATCCTGTTGTTGTTGACGTGCAAAATGATGTTAAAAGTGTTGATTTGGGCGAAAAATACGGAACTTATCAATTACCATTAGCAAAGAGTACTATTCGTGAATCAGACTCTATTATTCATGCTCGTTCAGGGGATGTTGTCGTTATCGGTGGTTTAATGAAAACGAGCTATAGTGATCAAGTAACTAAGGTTCCACTGCTTGGTGATATTCCTGTTCTTGGTAATTTATTCCGTCACACCAATAGAGTGAAACATAAAACAGAATTAGTCATTTTGTTAAAACCGACAGTGGTTACTGATCATACTTGGCAGCAAGAAATTGAACGATCTCGTTCTTTAATTAATCAGTGGTTTCCTGACGAAGCTTAA
- a CDS encoding tetratricopeptide repeat protein — translation MMISTVTMPVMAATDDSVSTSVITDHDEQSVYDDGYNKGYEQALAEEHQKQKIVSPPIKSELSIEAVSLTPNELANVEYLNAEKALDQQNSKQAALNLESALYYRPDWVMARQKLAALYYGRGNVQEAIATLERGLSTQPNQADLRLTLAKLLMNESQFQAALTVLDEKSGHMSIQYLAMRGALAQQLNHNNIALACYQKLIQRAPKDGRWWMGLAIVQERTKAINQALASYQQALDLGNISSSSQLFIQQRLAKIKPQHKA, via the coding sequence ATGATGATAAGTACCGTAACAATGCCTGTGATGGCGGCAACTGATGATAGTGTTAGTACGTCAGTTATCACTGATCATGATGAACAAAGTGTTTATGATGATGGATACAATAAAGGTTATGAACAAGCATTAGCTGAAGAACATCAAAAACAAAAAATAGTATCGCCACCAATTAAAAGTGAATTATCGATCGAAGCCGTATCATTAACGCCGAATGAATTAGCAAATGTTGAATATCTCAATGCAGAAAAAGCCTTAGATCAGCAAAATAGTAAACAGGCTGCCTTAAATCTAGAATCAGCATTGTATTATCGTCCCGACTGGGTCATGGCAAGACAAAAATTAGCTGCATTATATTATGGCAGAGGTAATGTTCAAGAGGCGATAGCAACACTTGAACGCGGATTATCTACTCAGCCAAATCAAGCGGATTTAAGGTTAACATTAGCAAAATTATTAATGAATGAGTCACAGTTTCAGGCGGCATTGACGGTACTGGATGAAAAAAGTGGCCATATGAGCATTCAGTATCTTGCCATGCGTGGTGCACTGGCTCAGCAGTTAAACCATAATAATATAGCGCTTGCGTGTTACCAAAAATTAATTCAACGAGCGCCTAAAGATGGCCGTTGGTGGATGGGCTTAGCCATTGTTCAAGAGCGAACTAAAGCCATTAATCAAGCGTTAGCGTCTTACCAGCAGGCGTTAGATTTAGGCAATATATCGTCTTCTTCTCAACTGTTTATTCAACAACGGTTGGCTAAGATTAAACCGCAACATAAGGCGTAA
- a CDS encoding GspE/PulE family protein encodes MSLRLRKRLGDLLVDANIITQNDLDLALAKHQQTGRKLGDTLINMGFLTETEMLQFLAQQLGIALVDLTRIDIDSDSITLLSEVNARRLRALVLGRQGNTVRVAMSDPADLTSQEAVFDLLHNYQVELVIAPERQLLAAFDRYYRRTKEIASFAEQLKAEHQSDQGFSYGMEDTDKEKVTVVKLINSLFEDAIQVGASDIHIEPDADVLRIRQRIDGVLHETLLKENSVSAALVLRLKLMSGLDISEKRLPQDGRFNIKVRDHSVDVRISTMPIQHGESVVMRLLDQSAGILSLDEIGMPAELVERFRRQLKRPHGMLLVTGPTGSGKTTTLYGALNELNKPGKKLITAEDPVEYRLPRVNQVQVNNRIGLTFSSILRTFLRQDPDVILIGEMRDQETVEIGLRAALTGHLVLSTLHTNDAIDSALRMIDMEAPGYLVASSVRAVLAQRLVRRICPDCIEDDVLDESQLTWVEKRFPAYEKQLFRHGRGCHSCNFSGYKGRIGVFELLEMRQNMMDALRENNAVLFTQLARKSDGYKPLIESAMELALSGKTSIDEVLILGEGDILDDL; translated from the coding sequence ATGTCTCTTCGATTACGAAAGCGCCTCGGCGATCTTCTTGTTGATGCTAATATTATTACTCAAAATGATCTTGATTTAGCCTTAGCAAAACATCAACAAACAGGCAGAAAACTTGGCGATACGCTCATTAATATGGGCTTTTTAACAGAAACAGAAATGCTCCAATTCTTGGCTCAACAATTAGGAATTGCCTTAGTTGATTTGACGAGAATTGATATTGATAGCGATAGTATTACTTTATTATCCGAAGTAAATGCCCGTCGTTTACGCGCATTAGTCCTTGGGCGACAAGGAAATACTGTTCGAGTTGCAATGAGTGATCCTGCTGATTTAACCTCTCAAGAGGCCGTGTTTGATCTCCTTCATAATTATCAGGTTGAATTAGTCATCGCTCCTGAACGTCAATTGCTTGCTGCTTTTGATCGTTACTATCGTCGAACTAAAGAAATAGCTTCTTTTGCTGAGCAACTAAAGGCTGAACATCAATCAGACCAAGGTTTTTCTTACGGTATGGAAGATACCGATAAAGAAAAAGTGACGGTTGTTAAGTTAATTAACTCATTGTTTGAAGATGCGATTCAAGTAGGTGCATCGGATATTCATATTGAACCTGATGCTGATGTATTACGTATTCGACAACGGATTGATGGGGTTCTACATGAAACGCTATTAAAAGAAAATAGTGTCTCTGCCGCATTGGTTTTACGGCTAAAATTAATGAGTGGTTTGGACATATCTGAGAAACGATTGCCACAAGATGGTCGTTTTAATATAAAAGTCCGTGATCATTCGGTTGATGTCCGTATCTCCACCATGCCTATTCAACATGGTGAGTCGGTAGTTATGCGATTGTTAGATCAATCCGCGGGTATTCTTAGCCTTGATGAAATTGGTATGCCTGCAGAGTTGGTTGAGCGTTTTCGTCGGCAATTAAAGCGCCCTCATGGCATGCTGTTAGTTACGGGGCCAACAGGTTCTGGTAAAACCACCACACTTTATGGCGCTTTAAATGAGTTAAATAAACCAGGTAAAAAGCTGATCACGGCTGAAGATCCAGTGGAATATCGTTTACCCCGAGTTAACCAAGTACAGGTAAATAATCGTATTGGATTAACATTTTCATCTATTTTAAGAACTTTTTTACGCCAAGATCCAGATGTAATTTTAATTGGTGAAATGCGTGATCAAGAAACCGTTGAAATTGGTTTGCGTGCAGCATTAACCGGCCACCTTGTTCTTTCAACCTTACACACGAATGATGCTATTGACAGTGCATTACGAATGATTGATATGGAAGCGCCAGGTTACTTAGTCGCGAGTTCTGTGCGAGCAGTATTAGCCCAGCGTTTAGTCCGTCGTATTTGTCCTGATTGTATCGAAGATGATGTCTTAGATGAAAGTCAATTAACATGGGTAGAAAAACGATTTCCGGCATATGAAAAACAATTATTTCGTCATGGCCGAGGTTGTCATAGCTGTAACTTTAGTGGCTATAAAGGTCGAATTGGTGTGTTTGAGTTACTTGAAATGCGTCAAAATATGATGGATGCATTACGTGAAAATAATGCGGTGCTTTTTACGCAATTGGCCCGAAAAAGTGACGGTTATAAACCTTTAATTGAATCTGCCATGGAATTAGCATTATCAGGTAAAACCTCTATTGATGAAGTTTTGATACTTGGTGAAGGGGATATACTTGATGATTTGTAA
- a CDS encoding type II secretion system F family protein yields MAVFSYRGRTDRGQLKRGTIEASSENSAADLLLRQGVIPLDIQEIKVSAKSFDLMALFQSQLPLEVLVIFCRQLYSLTKAGVPLLRAFNGLSQSTTHKLLKETLATVTSDLTNGRALSTSMQQHPRVFSRLFISMIHVGENTGRLDDILLQLANYYEQEMKTRRQISSAMRYPTFVMMSIVIAMGILNTKVIPQFASMFSRFGVELPLPTRILIGTSNFFVHYWLAMTLGAIAVWFAIRLWRNTEKGQEKWDHWRLRMPITGSIVNRAQMARFSRTFALMLRAGVPLNSAIQMSAESLGNAFLEKRLIDMKTGIEGGSSIAHMARQSEVFTPLVLQMIAVGEETGQVDDLLLEAAEFYDREVEYDLQTLTARIEPIMLVVVAGIVLMLALGIFLPMWGMLNVAQHG; encoded by the coding sequence ATGGCTGTATTTAGTTATCGTGGGCGAACGGATAGAGGTCAGCTTAAGCGTGGTACGATTGAAGCATCTAGTGAAAATAGTGCTGCTGATTTATTATTACGCCAAGGTGTGATCCCGCTTGATATTCAAGAAATAAAAGTATCAGCTAAATCATTTGATTTAATGGCATTATTTCAATCACAGTTACCTCTTGAAGTGCTGGTGATTTTTTGTCGACAGTTATATAGCCTAACCAAGGCGGGTGTACCTTTATTGCGAGCGTTTAATGGTTTATCGCAAAGTACAACGCATAAACTATTAAAAGAAACATTAGCAACTGTGACGTCGGATTTGACCAATGGTCGAGCGTTATCTACATCGATGCAGCAACATCCTAGAGTTTTTTCTCGACTATTTATTTCGATGATCCATGTTGGTGAGAATACTGGACGGTTAGATGATATTTTGCTGCAATTGGCAAATTATTATGAGCAAGAGATGAAAACGCGTCGTCAAATTTCTTCTGCGATGCGTTATCCAACTTTTGTTATGATGTCGATTGTTATTGCGATGGGGATTTTAAATACCAAAGTGATTCCACAATTTGCCTCAATGTTCTCACGGTTTGGGGTTGAGTTGCCTCTGCCTACGCGAATTTTAATTGGCACCTCTAATTTTTTCGTTCATTACTGGTTAGCGATGACACTGGGCGCAATAGCGGTGTGGTTTGCGATCCGTTTATGGCGTAATACGGAAAAAGGTCAAGAAAAATGGGATCATTGGCGGTTAAGAATGCCGATCACCGGTTCAATCGTTAATCGTGCTCAAATGGCGCGTTTTTCACGGACCTTTGCATTAATGCTTCGTGCCGGTGTCCCGCTAAATAGTGCAATTCAAATGTCTGCCGAATCGTTAGGTAATGCTTTTTTAGAAAAACGCTTAATTGACATGAAAACAGGGATTGAAGGCGGTAGCAGTATTGCGCATATGGCGCGGCAATCAGAGGTTTTTACCCCCCTAGTGTTACAGATGATTGCGGTAGGTGAAGAGACGGGTCAGGTGGATGATCTCCTATTAGAAGCGGCAGAATTTTATGATCGCGAAGTAGAGTATGATTTACAAACATTAACCGCGAGAATTGAACCGATTATGTTAGTTGTCGTTGCGGGTATTGTATTGATGCTTGCATTAGGTATTTTCTTACCTATGTGGGGCATGCTTAATGTCGCCCAGCATGGATAA
- a CDS encoding type II secretion system protein, with the protein MKKHNGFSLIELVVVIIILGILAATALPRFMNITDAAKKSAIEAMAGGFATAVVSTRAQWEAYGRPVDRSNNNIVNYDGTEFKLTNVDQQKNIRMGYPFALNSSNTVDVLDITANDCLDLLEELMQNPPLATTSKNTVAGSKALFYVTVENVKIKDINGINPQGIITEAKQCRYYQLASASKNSAGDINPLAGHSFTYKPTLGRVEVELQQQ; encoded by the coding sequence ATGAAAAAACATAATGGCTTTTCATTAATAGAACTTGTCGTTGTGATTATCATTTTAGGAATATTAGCAGCAACTGCATTACCTCGATTTATGAATATTACCGATGCTGCAAAAAAATCAGCCATTGAAGCTATGGCTGGTGGATTTGCGACGGCAGTCGTTTCAACTCGAGCGCAATGGGAAGCTTATGGTCGTCCTGTCGATCGTAGCAATAATAATATTGTTAATTATGATGGTACTGAATTTAAGTTAACCAATGTTGATCAACAAAAAAACATTCGCATGGGTTATCCCTTTGCGTTAAATAGCAGTAACACTGTTGATGTGCTTGATATAACCGCTAATGATTGCTTAGATTTGTTAGAGGAGTTAATGCAGAATCCACCATTAGCAACAACATCGAAAAATACAGTTGCTGGTAGTAAGGCATTGTTTTATGTCACTGTTGAAAATGTAAAAATTAAAGATATTAATGGTATTAATCCTCAAGGAATTATTACTGAAGCAAAACAATGTCGCTATTATCAATTAGCGTCAGCAAGTAAAAACAGTGCGGGTGATATTAATCCATTAGCCGGACATTCGTTTACCTACAAACCGACATTAGGTCGGGTTGAAGTTGAATTGCAACAGCAATAG
- a CDS encoding type II secretion system protein, whose translation MKRQQGFTLIELVVVIVILGILAVTAAPKFMNLQGDARNASLQGLKGAIQGAAAIVYGKAAIQGVESSQDRVKVGAVNTIYGYPDISSGGIVAALAGSDDWDYSNRTVDVKVKAATGAVVTIEGQLFTFKQYAHNALQKIDLTVTGGTVSVTEGNNAIPKNCFLVYVPAVKNSIAQVFMPTNACKD comes from the coding sequence CTGAAACGACAACAAGGTTTTACCTTAATTGAATTAGTGGTTGTGATTGTTATTCTAGGTATTTTAGCAGTTACTGCCGCACCTAAGTTTATGAACCTGCAAGGTGATGCTCGTAATGCGTCACTACAAGGTCTAAAAGGTGCTATTCAAGGCGCAGCAGCTATTGTTTACGGTAAGGCGGCGATTCAAGGTGTTGAATCATCACAAGATAGAGTCAAAGTTGGTGCTGTAAATACTATTTATGGTTACCCCGATATATCTTCTGGCGGTATTGTTGCTGCATTAGCGGGTAGTGATGATTGGGATTACTCTAATCGAACAGTGGACGTAAAAGTGAAAGCTGCTACAGGTGCTGTTGTAACAATAGAAGGGCAGTTATTTACCTTTAAACAATATGCTCATAATGCATTGCAGAAAATAGATCTTACTGTTACCGGCGGTACTGTTTCAGTTACGGAAGGTAATAACGCTATCCCTAAAAACTGTTTCTTAGTCTACGTGCCTGCTGTTAAAAATAGCATTGCACAAGTGTTCATGCCAACAAATGCTTGTAAAGACTAG
- a CDS encoding type II secretion system protein encodes MKKQQGFTLIELVVVIVILGILAVTAAPKFMNLQGDARNASLQGLKGAIQGAAGIVYGKAAIAGIEDTAASAGVSVAVGTGKVLTNYGYPTATTGGIDNAVAGVGGTNTDWAVSSQDNVTIDGNGTGATKGQLFTFSQYKDNKDNAVTITIADGKVTTPQTAIPKNCFLVYVPAVKDGTAQVLMPTNACKD; translated from the coding sequence ATGAAAAAACAACAAGGTTTTACCCTAATCGAACTGGTCGTTGTGATCGTTATTCTAGGTATTTTAGCTGTTACTGCAGCGCCTAAATTTATGAATCTGCAAGGCGATGCACGTAATGCATCTCTACAAGGCTTGAAAGGTGCTATTCAAGGCGCAGCTGGCATTGTTTATGGTAAAGCGGCGATTGCTGGAATTGAAGATACAGCTGCTTCTGCTGGTGTTTCTGTTGCTGTGGGGACAGGTAAGGTATTAACTAATTATGGTTATCCAACAGCGACTACTGGCGGTATTGATAATGCGGTTGCTGGTGTGGGCGGTACAAATACTGATTGGGCGGTGAGTTCTCAGGACAATGTGACTATTGATGGTAATGGTACTGGAGCAACGAAGGGACAGCTATTTACATTTAGTCAATATAAAGATAACAAAGATAATGCAGTAACAATTACGATTGCGGATGGTAAGGTAACTACACCCCAAACAGCTATTCCTAAAAACTGTTTCTTAGTATATGTACCTGCAGTTAAGGATGGTACAGCACAAGTATTAATGCCTACAAATGCTTGTAAAGACTAA
- a CDS encoding type II secretion system protein, with the protein MKKQQGFTLIELVVVIVILGILAVTAAPKFMNLQGDARHASLDGLRGAINGAAGIVYGKAAIAGQENSADPINVGESDHQIQTVYGYPTATSAGIGAALSGVNGEDGDFVMGNLTSGKPGTVEFTFKNYAAAGNAPKGCYLTYTAATSSAIATVKLDPTACKSGNDKTFTVVTTTKQ; encoded by the coding sequence ATGAAAAAACAACAAGGTTTTACCCTTATCGAATTAGTAGTAGTAATCGTAATTCTAGGTATTCTAGCTGTTACTGCTGCGCCTAAATTTATGAATCTACAAGGCGATGCGCGTCATGCATCATTAGATGGTTTACGTGGCGCAATTAATGGTGCTGCGGGTATTGTTTATGGTAAAGCTGCTATTGCTGGTCAAGAAAATTCGGCAGATCCAATAAATGTTGGTGAGTCTGATCATCAAATCCAGACGGTTTATGGCTATCCGACAGCAACATCTGCGGGTATCGGTGCTGCACTTTCGGGTGTTAATGGCGAAGATGGTGATTTTGTTATGGGTAATCTAACATCTGGTAAACCTGGCACTGTAGAATTTACTTTTAAAAATTATGCTGCGGCAGGTAATGCACCGAAAGGATGTTACTTAACTTATACTGCAGCAACGTCTTCTGCTATTGCAACGGTTAAATTGGATCCAACTGCTTGTAAATCTGGAAATGATAAGACATTTACAGTTGTTACTACGACAAAACAATAA
- a CDS encoding type II secretion system protein, with amino-acid sequence MKSQQGFSLIELIMVIILIGILSATAAARFSGRSEFDAQITRDQAISLIRQLQISAMNGDSQPLTVESNCLGVCDANRQDANNSLRYQQTQTTFSIYPLNRGSSSLFFNLLGQPTVSEAPTAALSCTSGCTITITAKNNQTASICINSQGYIYKKTDEACSQ; translated from the coding sequence GTGAAGTCACAACAAGGTTTCTCCCTTATTGAACTTATCATGGTGATCATCCTTATTGGGATCCTCAGTGCCACGGCTGCTGCGCGTTTTTCTGGGCGAAGTGAATTTGATGCGCAGATCACTCGCGATCAAGCAATATCACTCATTCGTCAGCTTCAAATTTCAGCCATGAACGGTGATAGCCAACCACTAACGGTTGAATCAAATTGTCTTGGTGTGTGTGACGCTAACCGCCAAGATGCTAATAACAGCTTACGCTATCAACAAACGCAAACCACTTTCTCAATATACCCCTTGAACCGTGGATCCTCGTCGTTATTTTTTAATTTACTGGGGCAACCGACAGTCAGTGAGGCACCAACGGCAGCGCTTAGTTGTACATCCGGCTGTACAATTACAATAACGGCTAAAAATAACCAAACTGCCAGTATTTGTATTAATAGCCAAGGCTATATTTATAAGAAAACCGATGAGGCGTGTTCACAGTGA
- a CDS encoding type IV pilus modification PilV family protein, which translates to MNLYRKAKGFTLIEGIITIVLLAIAMITLISFLFPQVERSAIPYYQARSAAMGEAILNQVLARQFDQNSDPNGDSVYRCGENDKQGEFIYCSATGPHPKPATLGPDTQLEKSQPQYSNDVDDFIGCWGTKEQCQGYKDLHTIDRSKYPNTLMALIPSSDNAKYKHIFALISVQYDRPDLVVLNKQTLPEPRFKKITVTVNAGRYGKYNYIAYKGNY; encoded by the coding sequence GTGAATCTTTATCGTAAAGCAAAAGGTTTTACCCTTATCGAGGGGATCATCACCATTGTTTTATTGGCTATTGCAATGATCACCTTGATCAGCTTTTTGTTTCCTCAAGTTGAACGCTCGGCGATCCCTTATTATCAAGCTCGCTCGGCTGCGATGGGGGAGGCGATACTCAATCAAGTGTTAGCGCGTCAATTTGATCAAAATTCCGATCCTAATGGTGATAGTGTTTATCGTTGCGGTGAGAATGATAAACAAGGTGAATTTATTTATTGTTCGGCAACAGGACCTCATCCTAAACCTGCGACATTAGGGCCGGATACTCAGCTTGAGAAATCACAACCACAATATTCAAATGATGTTGATGATTTTATTGGTTGCTGGGGAACAAAAGAACAGTGTCAGGGGTATAAAGATCTTCATACTATTGATCGGAGTAAATATCCCAATACATTAATGGCCCTTATTCCCAGTTCTGATAATGCTAAATATAAACATATATTTGCGCTGATCAGTGTTCAGTATGATCGCCCTGATCTTGTTGTATTAAACAAACAAACACTACCTGAACCTCGATTTAAAAAAATCACCGTTACCGTCAATGCCGGCCGTTATGGAAAATATAATTACATTGCCTATAAAGGGAACTACTAA
- a CDS encoding PilW family protein, translating to MRNHNKGFTLLEMVIAMVVLSIIMIGIGSYIALGVKGYTNTIDRERLQSQARFLVARMTKEIRHAAPNSLVTEDRCIRFYPIVSSAVYYAELPNNSDELNISPFDFENKAIWDHNGWHIAVGFASAEQYQNNTITVDSISAAKTNDNNQAGNLFQLTLSSPIITSSPGKRLYLYHDQISYCQLGNTIVRKVNNSDGVLMATNIVEFMPKVQAAGLNSSAIALIGIKFSDPKTNEIANYNHSVQVLNVL from the coding sequence ATGCGTAACCACAACAAAGGTTTTACCTTATTAGAAATGGTGATCGCAATGGTGGTACTGTCGATCATCATGATTGGTATCGGTAGTTATATTGCGTTGGGTGTGAAAGGTTATACTAATACGATCGATCGTGAACGATTACAGTCGCAGGCCCGTTTTTTAGTGGCGCGAATGACTAAAGAAATTCGCCATGCAGCACCTAATAGTTTAGTAACTGAAGATCGTTGTATCCGTTTTTATCCCATTGTCAGTTCTGCAGTTTATTATGCTGAATTACCCAATAACAGTGATGAATTAAATATCTCTCCATTTGATTTTGAGAATAAAGCTATTTGGGATCACAATGGTTGGCATATTGCGGTGGGGTTTGCTTCTGCTGAACAATATCAGAATAATACGATAACTGTTGATAGTATTAGTGCAGCAAAAACAAATGATAACAATCAAGCTGGTAATTTATTTCAATTAACATTATCTTCACCGATTATTACGTCATCACCCGGTAAGCGACTCTATTTATATCACGATCAAATTAGTTATTGTCAGCTCGGTAATACTATCGTGCGTAAAGTAAATAATAGTGATGGGGTGTTAATGGCGACCAATATTGTTGAGTTTATGCCAAAAGTACAAGCCGCCGGATTAAATAGTAGTGCGATAGCGTTAATTGGTATTAAATTTAGCGATCCAAAGACCAATGAAATTGCGAATTATAACCACAGTGTGCAGGTGTTAAATGTATTGTAA
- a CDS encoding MshP protein yields MYCNHYTKQRGSGLMIVLFVIVVMGLMAIAMTKIGASSQTMTTKEVLGTRAWFSAYSANEVLLTKIFPLGNPLISEPTACKTYLAAEIKTPLQQGCKIVTMNCVATIINKTNEYKLISTATCGSGKVVMTRTQEVWAKGLK; encoded by the coding sequence ATGTATTGTAATCATTATACGAAACAGCGTGGCAGTGGCTTGATGATCGTATTGTTTGTGATTGTGGTAATGGGGTTAATGGCTATCGCAATGACTAAAATAGGCGCTTCAAGCCAAACCATGACCACCAAAGAAGTGCTTGGCACTCGTGCATGGTTTAGTGCTTATTCTGCTAATGAAGTGCTATTAACTAAGATATTTCCACTTGGAAACCCATTAATCAGTGAGCCTACGGCTTGTAAAACTTATTTGGCTGCAGAAATAAAAACACCACTTCAACAAGGGTGCAAAATTGTGACTATGAATTGTGTAGCTACGATTATAAATAAAACCAATGAATATAAATTAATAAGTACTGCCACATGCGGTAGTGGAAAAGTTGTTATGACACGGACACAAGAAGTTTGGGCTAAGGGGTTAAAATGA